From the Diospyros lotus cultivar Yz01 chromosome 13, ASM1463336v1, whole genome shotgun sequence genome, one window contains:
- the LOC127788786 gene encoding purple acid phosphatase 22-like: MDQKWRFHVFFLLFIFPPQLLPQSRALPEYSRQPPRPIIFTHHERSESDPQQVHISLAGKDHVRVSWVTSDHHTASTVEYGTAPGRYEASATGEHTKYHYFFYSSGKIHHVKIGPLEAGTTYYYRCGGSGPEFSFRTPPPTLPIEFIVAGDLGQTEWTASTLAHIDAKDYDILLLPGDLSYADTQQPLWDSFGRFVEPHASRRPWMVTEGNHEVETFPVIYPHGFDAYNARWLMPHKESGSKSNLYHSFQVAGVHVVMLGSYVDFRASSDQYKWLTADLAKVDRAVTPWLIVVLHAPWYNTNVAHKGEGESMRNAMEELLYKERVDVVFAGHVHAYERFARIYDKEEDPCGPLYVTIGDGGNREGLALMFEKPSPAMSIYREPSFGHGRLRILNSTHAHWSWHRNNESDSVVADQVWFESLSASQACVEMKKKEQEGSPTCPRVEL; encoded by the exons ATGGATCAGAAATGGCGCTTCCatgtcttcttcctcctcttcatcTTTCCTCCTCAACTCCTCCCACAGTCTCGCGCATTGCCTGAATATAGCCGGCAACCTCCTCGGCCGATCATCTTCACACACCATGAACGGTCGGAATCTGATCCTCaacag GTTCACATCTCGCTGGCCGGGAAAGACCACGTGAGGGTGTCGTGGGTGACCTCCGACCACCACACGGCGTCGACCGTGGAATACGGTACGGCGCCGGGGAGATACGAAGCATCGGCCACCGGAGAACACACCAAGTACCATTACTTCTTCTACAGCTCCGGCAAGATTCACCACGTGAAGATCGGGCCACTGGAGGCGGGCACCACGTATTACTACCGGTGCGGTGGCTCCGGCCCTGAGTTCAGCTTCCGGACTCCTCCCCCAACCCTCCCAATTGAGTTTATAGTTGCAG GTGATCTAGGGCAAACCGAATGGACTGCATCAACCCTAGCACATATTGATGCAAAAGACTATGATATTCTGCTATTACCAGGCGACTTATCTTATGCTGATACTCAACAGCCACTTTGGGATTCTTTTGGTCGCTTTGTCGAACCGCACGCGAGTCGGAGACCGTGGATGGTGACGGAAGGAAACCACGAGGTTGAAACCTTCCCGGTCATCTATCCCCATGGCTTCGACGCCTACAACGCAAGATGGTTAATGCCACACAAGGAGTCTGGATCCAAATCAAACCTATACCATTCCTTCCAAGTTGCAGGCGTCCACGTTGTCATGTTGGGATCCTACGTGGACTTTCGTGCCAGCTCGGATCAGTACAAGTGGCTCACGGCTGACTTGGCGAAGGTTGATAGGGCGGTGACGCCATGGCTCATTGTGGTCCTTCATGCGCCTTGGTACAACACGAATGTTGCGCACAAGGGCGAAGGAGAGAGCATGAGGAATGCCATGGAAGAACTATTGTACAAGGAACGAGTCGACGTCGTTTTTGCTGGCCATGTTCATGCCTATGAACGATTT GCTAGGATTTATGACAAGGAGGAGGATCCTTGTGGTCCACTGTATGTGACGATTGGCGATGGAGGGAACAGAGAAGGGCTTGCTCTAAT GTTTGAGAAGCCTAGTCCGGCAATGTCAATATACAGAGAGCCAAGCTTCGGACACGGTCGGCTACGGATCTTGAATAGCACCCACGCGCATTGGTCATGGCACCGGAACAATGAATCCGACTCCGTTGTGGCGGATCAAGTCTGGTTCGAGAGCTTAAGCGCTTCTCAAGCGTGCGTGGAGATGAAGAAAAAAGAGCAAGAAGGTTCACCCACCTGTCCTAGGGTTGAACTTTAA
- the LOC127789315 gene encoding zinc finger A20 and AN1 domain-containing stress-associated protein 4, which translates to MAEEHGFQAPEGHRLCANNCGFFGSPATRNLCSKCYGDHCMKEEQANSAKSVVENSLFPAASSSAAPPPEAALAVAPSPAPEVRAPAAAETVTVAQPNRCLVCRKRVGLTGFKCRCGTTFCGTHRYPEQHGCSFDYRAAGREAIARENPLVKAEKLDKI; encoded by the coding sequence ATGGCGGAGGAACATGGGTTTCAGGCGCCGGAGGGCCACCGGCTCTGCGCCAACAACTGCGGGTTCTTCGGCAGCCCGGCCACCCGAAATCTCTGCTCCAAATGCTACGGGGATCATTGCATGAAAGAGGAGCAGGCCAACTCGGCCAAATCTGTGGTGGAGAATTCGCTCTTCCCGGCAGCCTCTTCCTCCGCCGCCCCACCGCCGGAGGCCGCGTTGGCGGTTGCGCCGTCTCCCGCGCCGGAGGTCAGGGCTCCCGCGGCGGCCGAAACGGTGACGGTGGCCCAGCCGAACCGGTGCTTGGTCTGCAGGAAGCGGGTCGGGCTGACCGGGTTCAAGTGCCGCTGTGGGACGACGTTCTGCGGGACCCACCGGTACCCGGAGCAGCACGGGTGCAGCTTCGATTACAGGGCCGCCGGCCGGGAGGCGATCGCCAGGGAGAATCCGCTGGTCAAGGCGGAGAAGTTGGACAAGATATGA
- the LOC127788270 gene encoding uncharacterized protein LOC127788270, with protein sequence MSIMSWCRSKEAWLRVVYALFMGQVVSFFLSLMSFTASLVADLGADTPLSLSFLSYLALALVYGSILVYRRQKLRIPWYYYLLLGFVDVQGNYLANKAYEYSSITSVTLLDCWTVAWVIVLTWFFLGTRYSLWQLFGAAVCVLGLGLVLLSDAGVSGGGGSKPLLGDALIIAATVFFAMSNVGEEFCVKKKDRVEVVSMLGAFGTLVTVCEIAIVERKSLESVKWSTEIILAFAGYALASFMFYTLVPYVLKMSGATMFNLSILTSDMWAVIIRIFFYHQQVDWLYYLSFAIVVVGLVTYSRTEKDSDPVPAVEEENLRGQYHVLSEETAESRNETAAS encoded by the exons ATGAGCATCATGAGCTGGTGCAGAAGCAAAGAAGCTTGGTTGCGCGTTGTGTACGCATTATTTATGGGTCAGGTGGTTTCTTTTTTCCTCTCGCTCATGAGCTTCACTGCCTCGCTGGTTGCCGATCTCG GTGCGGATACGCCACTCAGTCTATCCTTTCTCTCTTATCTGGCTCTGGCTTTGGTGTACGGTAGCATCTTGGTGTACAGACGTCAGAAACTGCGG ATCCCTTGGTATTATTATCTACTTCTCGGATTTGTTGATGTCCAAGGCAATTATCTGG CTAATAAGGCATACGAGTACTCATCGATTACTAGTGTGACATTATTGGATTGTTGGACAGTAGCATGGGTCATTGTCCTTACTTGGTTCTTTCTGGGCACGCGATATTCCCTCTGGCAGTTATTCGGTGCAGCTGTCTGTGTGCTGGGGCTTGGTTTAGTGCTTCTTTCTGATGCTGGAGTCAGTGGCGGAG GTGGTTCAAAACCTCTTCTAGGTGATGCACTTATCATTGCAGCGACAGTTTTTTTCGCGATGAGCAATGTTGGCGAG GAATTTTgtgtaaagaaaaaagatcgCGTTGAAGTAGTGTCGATGCTTGGTGCTTTTGGAACACTTGTTACTGTGTGTGAGAT AGCTATTGTCGAGAGGAAGAGTCTGGAATCGGTGAAGTGGTCCACAGAAATT ATATTAGCCTTTGCGGGCTATGCGCTGGCAAGCTTTATGTTCTATACTCTTGTTCCTTATGTTTTGAAG ATGAGTGGAGCCACGATGTTTAATCTCTCTATTCTCACGTCTGACATGTGGGCAGTTATCATTCGCATCTTTTTCTATCACCAGCAG GTTGACTGGTTGTACTATCTGTCATTTGCAATTGTAGTTGTTGGACTCGTCACATATTCAAGGAC cgAGAAGGATTCCGATCCTGTACCGGCGGTCGAGGAAGAAAATCTAAGGGGTCAATACCATGTCCTCAGTGAAGAAACCGCAGAATCCAGAAACGAAACTGCAGCGTCATGA